Proteins encoded within one genomic window of Verrucomicrobiia bacterium:
- the nuoL gene encoding NADH-quinone oxidoreductase subunit L, whose translation MVEQLVPLIPLLPLLGFLVIGLGGKRLPKAAVSIIGPGVVAASFLLAVTIFFQLFSLPPSGRNIVAKVFSWMVAGNFSVDIAFLIDPLSMVMTLVVTGVGFLIHVYSVGYMGHDPGYRRYFAYLNLFTFSMLCLVLGSNFLVMYLGWEGVGLCSYLLIGFWYEKKSASDAGKKAFIVNRVGDFGFALGVMLIFSTFGTLDFGGVFSQASSLSSEGGRNLATAITLLLFLGATGKSAQIPLYTWLPDAMEGPTPVSALIHAATMVTAGVYMVARCHALFILAPFTLAIVAVVGALTAIMAASIGLVQNDIKRVLAYSTISQLGYMFLACGVGAFSAGIFHLVTHAFFKALLFLGAGSVIHALSGEQDLRKMGGLRKYLPVTYVTFLIATLAISGVPLLSGFFSKDQILSAAFFSPHGGGWLWLLGIVTASMTAFYMFRLFFLTFSGRCRASEEMQHHIHESPHSMTVPLMILAFLSIIGGYIGLPHAMGGVNAIAGYLAPVFSGLPHHPEPSLGMEYLLMATSVIAAALGISIAYFFYIRSPQAAEKLKKNFIYTLLLNKYYVDEIYQALIVSPTVAGSRWVWQKFDLGVIDGAVNGSAKVVEKLARAGRQLQTGYVRQYAMAVVMGVVLIFAYLVWWM comes from the coding sequence ATGGTAGAACAACTGGTTCCTTTGATACCGCTTTTGCCCCTTTTGGGCTTCCTCGTCATTGGTTTGGGCGGGAAGCGGCTGCCCAAAGCGGCGGTCTCGATTATCGGGCCCGGTGTTGTTGCCGCTTCGTTCCTTTTGGCCGTAACTATATTCTTCCAGCTTTTTTCTCTTCCACCTTCGGGAAGAAACATCGTCGCCAAGGTTTTTTCCTGGATGGTGGCCGGGAATTTTTCCGTGGACATCGCCTTTCTTATAGACCCGCTTTCGATGGTGATGACTTTGGTGGTCACAGGCGTCGGGTTCTTGATTCACGTTTACTCCGTCGGCTATATGGGGCACGACCCCGGCTACCGGCGGTATTTCGCTTATCTGAACCTTTTCACTTTCTCGATGCTCTGTCTGGTTTTGGGGTCCAATTTCCTTGTGATGTACCTCGGCTGGGAGGGGGTGGGGCTTTGCTCGTATCTTTTGATCGGGTTCTGGTACGAGAAAAAAAGCGCCTCGGATGCCGGCAAAAAGGCGTTCATCGTCAACCGGGTGGGGGATTTTGGTTTCGCCCTCGGCGTGATGCTGATATTCAGCACTTTCGGCACGCTCGATTTTGGCGGGGTTTTTTCGCAGGCATCCTCGCTTTCTTCCGAGGGAGGTAGGAATTTGGCCACGGCGATTACACTTCTACTTTTCCTGGGGGCTACCGGCAAATCGGCTCAGATTCCACTTTACACCTGGCTTCCCGACGCGATGGAGGGGCCGACGCCTGTTTCGGCCTTGATCCATGCCGCCACGATGGTCACGGCGGGCGTTTATATGGTGGCGCGTTGCCACGCCCTTTTCATTTTAGCACCATTCACGCTGGCCATAGTCGCCGTCGTCGGCGCGTTGACGGCAATAATGGCAGCCTCCATTGGATTGGTGCAAAACGACATCAAGCGGGTTTTGGCCTATTCCACCATCAGCCAGCTGGGGTACATGTTTCTGGCGTGCGGGGTGGGGGCTTTTTCCGCTGGGATTTTCCATCTGGTCACACACGCCTTTTTCAAGGCCCTGCTTTTCCTCGGAGCCGGGTCGGTCATTCACGCCCTTTCCGGGGAGCAGGATTTGCGCAAAATGGGGGGGCTTCGAAAATATCTGCCGGTCACCTACGTCACCTTTCTCATCGCTACCTTGGCCATCTCCGGAGTACCTTTGCTTTCCGGCTTTTTCTCCAAGGACCAGATTCTATCGGCCGCTTTTTTCTCTCCGCACGGGGGGGGCTGGCTTTGGCTGTTGGGCATCGTCACCGCCTCAATGACCGCCTTCTATATGTTCCGGCTTTTCTTTTTGACCTTCTCCGGGCGCTGCCGGGCCTCCGAGGAGATGCAGCACCACATTCACGAGTCGCCCCACTCGATGACCGTACCGCTAATGATACTCGCGTTTCTTTCCATCATCGGCGGTTACATCGGCCTTCCGCACGCGATGGGGGGAGTTAACGCCATCGCCGGGTATTTAGCGCCGGTCTTTTCCGGCCTGCCGCATCATCCGGAGCCCTCGCTCGGGATGGAATATCTTTTGATGGCCACCTCGGTCATCGCTGCGGCACTGGGGATCAGTATCGCTTACTTTTTCTACATCCGGTCACCGCAGGCGGCGGAAAAACTGAAGAAAAATTTTATCTATACGCTTCTTTTGAACAAGTATTACGTGGATGAAATCTATCAGGCGCTCATCGTTTCCCCCACTGTGGCGGGCTCGCGCTGGGTGTGGCAGAAATTTGATTTGGGAGTCATCGACGGGGCGGTGAACGGCTCGGCCAAGGTAGTGGAAAAGCTGGCGCGGGCGGGGCGGCAGTTGCAAACCGGCTACGTTCGACAATATGCGATGGCCGTTGTTATGGGAGTGGTTCTGATTTTCGCCTACTTGGTCTGGTGGATGTGA
- a CDS encoding NADH-quinone oxidoreductase subunit M, translating to MDAQILSWVVFIPLAGIPILLLLPKERPELVKWTALGVAGVDFLVSLYLPANFDSANPGMQFPVAIPWIESFGIYYRLGLDGISLFLVLLTTFLSMLAIYSTFSAIQEKVKGFYISFLLLQTGMLGVFVALDVFLFYVFWEGMLIPMYFLIGIWGGPRKIYATIKFVLFTMFGSLLMLVAILALYFLNRSATGNYSFNLFDYYQLALPLNLQIWLFLAFALAFAIKVPMFPFHTWLPDAHVEAPTAGSVILAGVLLKMGTYGFLRFLFPLFPNATFQFIPLLAVLSIIGIIYGALMAMVQKDVKSLVAFSSVSHLGFVTLGLLAMNLQGWQGGMLQMLNHGVSTGALFLLVGMIYERRHTRLIDDFGGLTKVMPVFAVFFMIITLSSIGLPGTNGFVGEFLILVGTFRTNPVWAAFATTGVILSAVYMLWMFQRVMFGEVKNPANAGLSDLNWREKTVLVPLIVFVFWIGIYPNTFLKNMEGSLENLLNQVNRRETVLRSLPKQSWSEFMAGGASSQAKAANLPANNVP from the coding sequence ATGGATGCGCAGATTTTAAGCTGGGTTGTTTTCATACCGTTGGCCGGCATCCCCATCCTTTTGCTTTTGCCCAAGGAACGCCCAGAGTTGGTCAAATGGACGGCCTTAGGTGTGGCCGGTGTCGATTTTTTGGTTTCGCTCTATTTGCCGGCCAATTTTGATTCCGCAAATCCGGGAATGCAGTTTCCCGTCGCGATTCCCTGGATTGAAAGCTTCGGCATTTATTACCGGTTAGGGCTGGACGGGATTTCGCTCTTTCTCGTTCTCTTGACGACTTTTCTCTCAATGCTGGCGATTTACTCCACGTTTTCGGCCATCCAAGAAAAAGTGAAGGGATTCTACATCTCCTTTCTGCTTTTGCAAACCGGAATGTTGGGCGTCTTTGTCGCGCTGGATGTTTTTCTTTTCTACGTTTTCTGGGAAGGGATGCTCATCCCGATGTATTTCCTCATTGGCATCTGGGGGGGGCCGCGAAAAATTTACGCCACCATCAAGTTTGTGCTTTTTACGATGTTCGGCTCCCTTTTGATGCTGGTGGCGATTTTGGCGCTCTATTTCCTTAACCGCTCGGCTACCGGGAATTACTCGTTCAACCTGTTCGATTACTACCAGCTCGCCCTGCCGCTCAATTTGCAAATCTGGCTCTTTTTGGCTTTTGCGCTCGCTTTTGCCATCAAAGTGCCGATGTTCCCGTTCCACACCTGGCTGCCGGACGCGCATGTGGAGGCCCCCACGGCGGGGTCGGTCATTCTGGCCGGGGTTTTGCTGAAAATGGGAACCTACGGCTTTCTACGCTTCCTGTTTCCACTGTTCCCGAATGCCACCTTCCAGTTCATTCCGCTTTTAGCCGTTCTCTCCATAATTGGCATCATATACGGGGCTTTGATGGCGATGGTGCAGAAGGACGTCAAATCGCTGGTGGCCTTTTCCTCCGTTTCCCATCTCGGGTTCGTCACGCTCGGGCTCTTGGCGATGAATCTGCAGGGATGGCAGGGGGGAATGCTGCAGATGCTGAACCACGGCGTTTCAACCGGAGCCTTGTTTTTGCTTGTCGGGATGATTTACGAGCGGCGGCACACCCGGCTTATCGACGACTTCGGCGGACTTACCAAGGTGATGCCGGTATTTGCCGTATTCTTTATGATTATTACACTCTCTTCCATCGGGCTGCCGGGGACGAACGGCTTCGTCGGAGAATTTCTGATTCTTGTAGGCACCTTCCGCACCAACCCGGTCTGGGCGGCCTTCGCCACCACGGGCGTCATCCTTTCGGCGGTCTATATGCTCTGGATGTTCCAGCGGGTGATGTTTGGCGAAGTGAAAAACCCGGCCAATGCCGGACTTTCCGACCTTAACTGGCGGGAAAAGACGGTGCTCGTTCCGCTGATTGTGTTCGTTTTTTGGATCGGAATTTATCCGAACACGTTTTTGAAAAATATGGAAGGCAGTTTGGAAAATCTGCTAAACCAGGTGAACCGGCGGGAGACGGTATTGCGCTCGCTGCCAAAGCAAAGCTGGTCGGAATTTATGGCGGGCGGCGCTTCCAGTCAGGCCAAAGCTGCCAATCTGCCGGCCAATAACGTTCCATAA
- a CDS encoding NADH-quinone oxidoreductase subunit N: MDIFSIIGTVNYSAFAPELVILGFALLVMVLEPFLPERARQINFYLTVLGLIAAAGASLWLWNRAGVNFGGMALSDNFAVFFRLVFLAGTFLVILASKNYLAAERFANGEYYSLLLFSTLGMMFMAGTLDLMVIFLGLEVMSIPLYILAGFRKTDVRSNEAGMKYFLIGAFASSFFLYGIALLYGATGTTHLQEIYNQLPNLQGRGDFLIYAGAALLTVGFAFKVAAVPFHMWAPDVYEGAPTAITAFMSAGPKAAGFAALLRVFALFLGDYREAMEAVFWVLAVLTMTVGNVLALVQPNIKRMLAYSSIAHAGYILVAVVAGGPDGVSAALFYLLAYTVMNIGTFAVVLAVEAKESSNQIGDYRGLANRHPYLAAAMTIFMLSLTGIPPTAGFMGKLYIFSAAVSANQIPLVVIAVLNSLVSVYYYLGVVVAMYMHPSPASEKNQSFYTVPLLAVIILTVLGTLQLGIFPQALLQAASDSLVGLF; the protein is encoded by the coding sequence ATGGATATTTTCTCAATCATAGGAACGGTAAATTATTCGGCTTTCGCGCCGGAGTTGGTCATCTTGGGTTTTGCTCTTCTGGTGATGGTTCTGGAGCCGTTTCTGCCCGAACGGGCCAGGCAAATAAACTTCTACTTGACCGTGCTCGGCCTGATTGCCGCGGCGGGGGCATCGCTTTGGCTCTGGAACCGGGCCGGCGTGAACTTTGGCGGAATGGCCCTCTCCGACAATTTCGCCGTCTTTTTCCGCTTGGTTTTCCTTGCCGGGACGTTCTTGGTGATTCTGGCGTCCAAAAATTACCTTGCAGCAGAACGCTTTGCCAACGGGGAATATTACTCCCTTCTGCTTTTCTCCACGCTCGGGATGATGTTCATGGCCGGGACTTTGGACTTGATGGTCATTTTCCTTGGGTTGGAGGTGATGTCCATCCCGCTTTACATCTTGGCCGGTTTCCGCAAAACGGATGTCCGCTCCAACGAGGCGGGGATGAAGTATTTTTTAATCGGCGCCTTTGCCTCCAGTTTTTTTCTCTACGGCATCGCCCTTCTGTACGGCGCCACCGGCACCACCCATCTGCAGGAGATTTACAACCAGCTTCCGAACCTGCAGGGGCGCGGGGATTTTCTGATTTACGCCGGTGCGGCGCTTTTGACCGTGGGATTCGCCTTCAAAGTGGCCGCCGTTCCCTTTCACATGTGGGCGCCGGACGTGTATGAAGGGGCCCCCACGGCCATTACCGCTTTTATGTCCGCTGGGCCGAAGGCGGCCGGGTTCGCCGCTTTGCTGCGGGTCTTTGCCCTGTTTTTAGGAGATTATAGGGAGGCAATGGAGGCCGTTTTCTGGGTTTTGGCGGTTTTGACTATGACCGTGGGGAACGTTTTGGCGCTCGTCCAACCCAATATCAAGCGGATGCTGGCGTATTCCTCAATCGCGCACGCCGGATACATTTTGGTGGCTGTCGTCGCCGGCGGGCCGGACGGGGTCTCGGCCGCCCTGTTCTACCTTCTGGCTTACACGGTGATGAATATCGGGACTTTTGCCGTCGTTTTGGCCGTGGAAGCCAAGGAGAGTTCCAACCAAATCGGCGACTACCGCGGCTTGGCCAATCGGCATCCGTATCTGGCGGCGGCGATGACGATTTTTATGCTCTCCTTGACCGGCATTCCGCCGACGGCGGGATTTATGGGCAAGCTGTACATCTTTTCCGCCGCCGTTTCGGCCAACCAGATTCCTCTGGTCGTGATTGCCGTCTTAAATTCGCTCGTTTCGGTTTACTACTATTTGGGGGTGGTTGTGGCGATGTACATGCATCCTTCGCCCGCTTCCGAGAAAAATCAAAGTTTCTACACGGTGCCGCTTTTGGCCGTTATAATCCTTACGGTTTTGGGCACTCTACAGTTGGGAATTTTCCCACAGGCCCTGCTACAGGCCGCCAGCGATTCGCTGGTGGGGTTGTTCTAA
- a CDS encoding DUF169 domain-containing protein, with translation MPDLQKLDEALNQHIHPETFPLAIKMAKRGEALPEKIKRPVKDLGVEVATCQGFSLARRYGWSLAIFGEDISCPLTKVAFGFEKEVKYFTDGLACEGMYTASSEAGKKTEAEVPKFGYHEYESIWVAPVGRANFTPDVICVYGNSAQVMRLLTASLFKSGGYLVSRSAGRIDCADIVIETMKTGRAHYVLPCYGDRIFGLTQDYEMAFAFPYSFSDALIEGLEGTHKGGVRYPIPSFLRFQAQYPEKYQKLAEFWKKEGGE, from the coding sequence ATGCCTGACTTGCAAAAATTGGATGAAGCCCTGAATCAGCATATTCACCCGGAAACTTTTCCTTTGGCCATCAAGATGGCCAAAAGAGGGGAGGCGTTGCCGGAGAAAATCAAGCGGCCAGTAAAAGATTTAGGTGTAGAGGTGGCCACCTGCCAGGGATTTTCGCTGGCACGGCGCTACGGCTGGTCGCTCGCCATTTTTGGCGAGGATATTTCCTGTCCTTTGACCAAAGTGGCGTTCGGGTTCGAGAAAGAGGTAAAATACTTCACCGACGGGCTGGCTTGCGAGGGGATGTACACGGCTTCCAGCGAGGCCGGAAAGAAAACGGAGGCCGAAGTTCCCAAATTCGGCTATCACGAATACGAGTCCATCTGGGTGGCGCCGGTGGGGCGGGCCAATTTCACGCCCGACGTGATTTGCGTTTATGGCAATTCGGCCCAGGTGATGCGGCTTTTGACCGCGTCGCTCTTCAAATCCGGCGGATACTTGGTCTCCCGTTCGGCCGGGCGGATTGACTGCGCGGATATCGTTATCGAGACGATGAAAACAGGCCGAGCGCATTACGTTCTACCCTGCTACGGGGATCGGATTTTCGGGTTGACCCAGGATTACGAGATGGCGTTTGCCTTTCCCTACAGTTTTTCAGACGCACTCATCGAAGGACTGGAAGGGACGCACAAAGGAGGGGTGCGGTATCCAATACCGAGCTTTTTGCGGTTTCAGGCGCAGTATCCGGAGAAGTATCAAAAACTGGCGGAGTTTTGGAAAAAGGAGGGAGGGGAATGA
- a CDS encoding uroporphyrinogen decarboxylase family protein, producing the protein MTAKDRIDALLSGRQPDRTPVAAWRHFYHLEFSPELFVSATVGFQRKFSWDFVKINPRASYHVEGWGAQYVPPKNPLDKPQRLSFPVGLPADWEKIEELPLGSGVLAAELLTVSKIAKKLGKSVYKFMTVFSPLSIAGDLVGTEAQLVRDMQESPLLVQEALEEITKTFVRFSVDCLNAGADGIFFATTEWASKNVLTEEDYRKFGRPFDLEVIEAVRGVGGKLILHVCEPNNMLSQFTDYPVDMINWAASDRSNITLSEGYNLFKKPVIGGIDHTSSLLLGRKEALVSAMRPTLALLKNLPAVLGAECALPPAVPEENLMALRQLVEKSGGSRKTTVKIRPVRKAKKAAKGKRKVSKTKGKKRREKRGKKK; encoded by the coding sequence ATGACGGCAAAAGATAGAATAGACGCGCTTTTGTCCGGCCGGCAGCCGGACCGGACGCCCGTGGCCGCCTGGCGGCATTTTTATCATCTGGAATTTTCACCCGAACTGTTCGTTTCCGCCACGGTCGGCTTCCAGCGGAAATTTTCCTGGGATTTCGTCAAAATAAACCCGCGCGCCTCCTATCATGTGGAGGGCTGGGGCGCGCAGTACGTTCCGCCCAAAAATCCTTTGGACAAGCCGCAGCGCCTTTCTTTTCCCGTGGGTCTGCCGGCCGACTGGGAGAAAATCGAGGAGCTGCCGCTCGGCTCCGGAGTTCTGGCGGCGGAACTTTTGACCGTTTCCAAAATCGCTAAAAAGCTGGGGAAATCGGTTTACAAGTTTATGACCGTCTTTTCCCCACTTTCCATCGCCGGGGATTTGGTCGGCACGGAGGCGCAGCTCGTGCGGGATATGCAGGAATCGCCGCTTTTGGTGCAGGAGGCGCTGGAGGAAATCACCAAGACGTTTGTGCGCTTCTCCGTCGATTGTCTGAACGCCGGGGCGGACGGGATATTTTTTGCCACCACGGAGTGGGCCTCCAAAAACGTTTTGACCGAGGAGGATTACCGCAAATTCGGCCGGCCGTTTGATTTGGAAGTGATTGAGGCCGTCCGCGGAGTCGGCGGCAAACTGATTTTGCACGTCTGCGAGCCGAACAACATGCTTTCGCAGTTCACCGACTATCCGGTGGATATGATCAACTGGGCGGCCTCCGACCGTTCCAATATCACCCTATCGGAAGGGTACAACCTGTTCAAAAAGCCGGTCATCGGCGGCATCGACCATACTTCTTCCCTTTTGCTCGGGCGCAAAGAAGCGCTTGTGAGTGCCATGCGGCCGACTTTGGCGCTGCTGAAAAATCTACCCGCCGTTTTGGGGGCGGAGTGCGCTCTTCCGCCGGCCGTGCCGGAGGAGAATTTGATGGCCTTGCGGCAGCTGGTGGAAAAGTCCGGCGGCTCCAGAAAAACGACGGTGAAAATCCGGCCCGTACGTAAGGCCAAAAAAGCGGCGAAAGGGAAGAGAAAAGTTTCTAAAACCAAAGGGAAGAAGAGGCGGGAAAAGCGGGGAAAGAAAAAGTAG
- a CDS encoding GAF domain-containing protein: MEEIQGKAKVLPKEKLLEETVAVLKNRFPKYTWVGIYLMDGADELVLGPFLGKTSPHTRIKIDSGICGAAAREKDTVIVPDVSADPRYLACSIGTKSEIVVPIMRDGKVFGEIDIDSDLPDAFDAEDKKLLEKIAAILGEKF, translated from the coding sequence GTGGAAGAAATACAGGGCAAAGCCAAGGTGCTTCCGAAGGAAAAGTTGTTGGAAGAAACGGTCGCCGTTTTGAAAAACAGGTTTCCCAAGTACACCTGGGTCGGTATCTATCTGATGGATGGAGCGGACGAACTGGTTCTGGGGCCTTTTCTTGGGAAAACCTCCCCACACACCCGGATCAAAATCGATTCCGGAATTTGCGGGGCGGCGGCCCGCGAGAAAGATACGGTCATTGTTCCCGACGTTAGCGCCGACCCGCGTTATCTGGCCTGTTCAATAGGGACCAAATCGGAAATTGTCGTCCCCATTATGCGCGACGGGAAAGTTTTTGGTGAAATCGACATCGATTCCGATTTGCCGGACGCCTTTGATGCCGAAGATAAAAAGCTTCTGGAGAAAATAGCCGCAATATTGGGGGAGAAGTTTTAG
- a CDS encoding DUF2279 domain-containing protein codes for MKSLLPVLLGLSFAPLFAETSAPPDTLANGPTLTTHYPLYKPKTSRMLILGGGHVVGLAVAYDQTQKSWGGSTGKFHFKSDWSGDYLAQNDEVSHLTVAYTLTKEAYRAYRWAGFSPKKARLYGALESAILMTFVEVPMDAFNTTQGFGVEDLLANYAGIGLGLLKLSRPADWDIKTSAKSNPFDSQNHLFSQTARQFDNFIFWGTYRPELKWGERQPVSLGIGYSTRRNADGISPLRELRFGAGTTIPDLVRSFAPGAARYFEILDFYYFNLNWRVTIK; via the coding sequence TTGAAGTCACTTTTGCCGGTTCTTCTCGGCCTCTCCTTCGCTCCCCTTTTTGCCGAAACCTCAGCCCCGCCGGATACGCTGGCCAATGGCCCGACACTGACGACTCATTATCCCCTCTACAAACCGAAAACGTCCCGTATGTTGATTTTGGGGGGAGGGCACGTTGTCGGGTTGGCCGTGGCATATGACCAGACCCAGAAAAGCTGGGGCGGGTCCACCGGAAAATTTCATTTTAAAAGCGACTGGTCTGGCGACTATCTGGCCCAGAATGACGAAGTTAGTCACCTGACGGTGGCCTACACGCTGACCAAGGAGGCCTATCGCGCCTACCGCTGGGCCGGCTTCTCTCCAAAAAAAGCCCGCCTCTACGGCGCGTTGGAAAGCGCCATTCTGATGACCTTCGTGGAAGTGCCTATGGATGCTTTCAACACCACGCAGGGTTTTGGCGTAGAGGACTTGTTGGCCAACTACGCCGGCATCGGTTTGGGGCTTTTGAAGCTAAGCCGCCCCGCAGACTGGGACATCAAAACCAGCGCCAAATCCAACCCCTTCGATTCTCAAAATCATCTCTTCTCCCAGACGGCCCGGCAATTCGATAATTTCATTTTTTGGGGCACCTATCGCCCCGAGTTGAAATGGGGGGAACGCCAGCCGGTTTCGCTGGGAATCGGCTACAGCACCCGCCGCAATGCAGACGGAATTTCCCCCCTGCGGGAGCTTCGTTTCGGCGCGGGAACCACGATACCCGACTTGGTGCGCAGCTTTGCCCCGGGCGCGGCAAGATACTTTGAAATTCTGGACTTTTACTACTTCAACTTGAATTGGCGGGTCACTATAAAATAA
- a CDS encoding ABC transporter ATP-binding protein, which produces MLKDVSYRFENGVEVPKKISFEVSEKTFLVLVGPSGCGKSTTLRLVSGLAEPAEGDIFIAEKKVNNLPPKEREVAMVFQNYALYPHMTVFENIAFGLKLKKTPKSEIDSKVKKTSQFLGLSGLLERKPKALSGGERQRVALGRALVREPKVLLLDEPLSNLDAALRQRVRQELLGLKKELSAATVYVTHDQTEAMSLGDKIGVMKSGELLQIGTPEQIYNDPRSLFVAQFFGHPGMNALTSLGISNGALNFQGWTFPLPSLLLTKAAQSAKPVMGFRPEKGKLSSPSANNTLKLPAKFLAGENFGHEFFYYLETPDGQKLSVRTVEKAGQIPGAVFLNPDDLYFFDSQTGKRI; this is translated from the coding sequence GTGCTGAAAGACGTGAGCTATCGCTTTGAAAACGGGGTGGAGGTTCCTAAAAAAATCTCGTTTGAAGTTTCAGAAAAAACCTTTCTCGTTCTGGTGGGGCCTTCCGGCTGCGGAAAATCCACTACTCTACGGCTGGTCTCCGGTTTGGCCGAACCGGCCGAAGGGGATATTTTTATCGCCGAAAAAAAGGTGAATAACCTTCCTCCCAAAGAACGCGAAGTGGCGATGGTCTTTCAGAACTACGCCCTCTACCCCCATATGACCGTTTTCGAAAACATCGCCTTCGGTTTGAAGTTGAAAAAAACGCCAAAAAGTGAAATCGACTCGAAAGTGAAAAAAACCTCCCAGTTTCTGGGACTCTCCGGCCTTTTGGAACGCAAACCCAAAGCGCTTTCCGGCGGCGAGCGCCAACGCGTGGCTTTGGGACGGGCTTTGGTGCGGGAACCGAAAGTTCTGCTTTTGGATGAACCGCTCTCGAATTTGGACGCCGCCCTGCGCCAGCGGGTGCGGCAGGAGTTGTTGGGGCTTAAAAAGGAACTTTCCGCCGCCACGGTTTACGTGACCCACGACCAGACCGAGGCGATGAGCCTGGGGGACAAAATCGGCGTGATGAAATCGGGGGAGCTTTTGCAAATCGGCACACCGGAGCAAATTTACAACGACCCTCGCTCCCTTTTCGTGGCCCAATTCTTCGGCCATCCCGGAATGAATGCGCTGACCAGTTTAGGGATCTCCAACGGCGCGCTGAATTTCCAGGGATGGACCTTCCCGCTGCCGTCCCTCCTTCTTACAAAAGCGGCGCAATCCGCCAAACCTGTTATGGGCTTCCGTCCGGAAAAGGGGAAACTCTCGTCCCCTTCGGCCAATAACACCTTGAAACTGCCGGCAAAATTTCTGGCCGGTGAGAACTTCGGCCACGAATTTTTCTATTATCTGGAAACTCCCGACGGCCAGAAGCTCTCCGTCCGCACCGTGGAAAAAGCCGGCCAAATCCCCGGTGCCGTTTTCCTGAACCCCGACGATTTATACTTTTTCGACTCGCAAACGGGGAAACGGATTTGA
- a CDS encoding Rrf2 family transcriptional regulator: MFTLSKKTDYGLMAIEYLRAAGKERRVSAREISERYDIPTELLAKILQRLARHGMVEAVPGPSGGYHLAKDVREIRLTDVIGAVGDEVALISCLKHDHSACEQIGCCTVRSPLVRVQEKLLDYLGRITLEELYQTETVFPVGGLKV; the protein is encoded by the coding sequence ATGTTTACGCTTAGCAAAAAGACGGATTATGGCCTGATGGCCATCGAGTATCTGCGCGCAGCCGGCAAGGAGCGGCGGGTTTCGGCGCGGGAAATTTCCGAGCGCTACGACATTCCGACCGAGCTTTTGGCCAAAATTCTGCAGCGTCTGGCGCGTCATGGGATGGTGGAAGCGGTCCCCGGCCCATCCGGCGGGTACCATTTGGCGAAAGATGTACGGGAGATCCGGTTGACCGATGTCATCGGCGCGGTCGGCGACGAAGTGGCCTTGATATCCTGCTTGAAGCATGACCATTCGGCCTGCGAGCAGATCGGCTGCTGCACGGTGCGCAGCCCCCTTGTGCGGGTGCAGGAAAAGCTTTTGGATTATTTGGGACGAATCACGCTGGAGGAACTGTACCAAACGGAGACGGTTTTTCCGGTAGGCGGACTTAAGGTATAA
- a CDS encoding iron-sulfur cluster assembly accessory protein, whose protein sequence is MAEMVQNTGVEPEGKILVTETAVREIKKILSQQAPGTFLRVGVKGGGCSGLSYLMNLDTQTGELDRSFMFGDVKVVVDAKALVYLNGLTLDYTGDLLNGAFRFNNPQAKRSCGCGSSFSV, encoded by the coding sequence ATGGCGGAGATGGTTCAGAATACCGGCGTGGAGCCGGAAGGTAAAATTTTAGTCACGGAAACGGCGGTACGCGAAATCAAAAAAATTCTTTCGCAGCAGGCCCCGGGCACATTTTTGCGCGTTGGCGTCAAGGGGGGCGGTTGTTCCGGGCTTTCCTATCTGATGAATCTGGACACGCAGACGGGAGAGCTGGACCGGTCGTTTATGTTCGGCGATGTCAAGGTGGTTGTGGACGCCAAGGCGCTCGTGTACCTGAACGGGCTGACCTTGGATTACACGGGCGATTTGCTAAACGGCGCCTTCCGTTTCAACAACCCGCAGGCCAAACGGAGTTGCGGCTGCGGCAGTTCATTTTCTGTCTAA
- a CDS encoding DUF2480 family protein — MEVIDFADLASGGVVQEESFVKTLSGLAWDKYQGKDVLIRGCASFPVPTWAYMMLAARLAGVAKTIAYGEEKNPLPIYQKS, encoded by the coding sequence ATGGAAGTCATCGATTTTGCTGATTTGGCCTCCGGCGGGGTGGTGCAGGAAGAGTCGTTTGTCAAAACACTTTCCGGACTGGCGTGGGACAAATATCAAGGCAAGGATGTCCTCATCCGGGGCTGTGCCTCGTTTCCCGTGCCGACTTGGGCTTATATGATGCTTGCAGCCCGGCTGGCGGGGGTGGCGAAAACCATTGCCTACGGCGAGGAGAAAAACCCGCTTCCCATTTATCAGAAGTCGTGA